In the genome of Candidatus Nanopelagicales bacterium, one region contains:
- a CDS encoding 3-oxoacyl-ACP synthase III, which produces MSGNARSGNAHYRFANTAVLSVAAVDAPVVVTSAQIDEWLAPTYDRLGLRPGMLENVAGIVERRWWPEDVTFADAAAMAGAKALAEAGVDPEAVGLLIDTSVCRDHLEPSAAVDVHQQLGLGSHAFNFDLSNACLGFVNGMQLAGMMIDAGQIDYALVVDGEGSRRTQETTIERLQRDDATAQDVYDNFATLTLGSGGAAMVLGRADEHTDGHRFVGGTARSATQHNNLCVGDINGMRTDTKGLLEAGLELSKVTWDAAAEHFDWQDLDCYVIHQISNVHTAAITATLGIEPSRAPLTFPRYGNIGPASVPFTLALQAPELVQGQRVGCLGIGSGLNAAVIEIAW; this is translated from the coding sequence ATGTCCGGCAACGCCAGGTCCGGCAACGCCCACTACCGGTTCGCCAACACCGCGGTGCTGTCCGTCGCCGCCGTCGACGCCCCGGTGGTCGTGACCTCCGCCCAGATCGACGAGTGGCTCGCCCCGACGTACGACCGGCTGGGCCTGCGGCCCGGGATGCTGGAGAACGTCGCCGGGATCGTCGAGCGGCGCTGGTGGCCCGAGGACGTGACCTTCGCCGACGCCGCCGCGATGGCGGGGGCGAAGGCGCTGGCCGAGGCCGGGGTCGACCCCGAGGCCGTCGGGCTGCTCATCGACACCTCTGTCTGCCGCGACCACCTCGAGCCGTCGGCGGCCGTCGACGTGCACCAGCAGCTGGGCCTGGGGTCGCACGCCTTCAACTTCGACCTGTCCAACGCCTGCCTGGGCTTTGTCAACGGCATGCAGCTGGCCGGCATGATGATCGACGCCGGCCAGATCGACTACGCGCTCGTCGTCGACGGCGAGGGCAGCCGGCGCACGCAGGAGACGACGATCGAGCGGCTGCAGCGCGACGACGCCACCGCCCAGGACGTCTACGACAACTTCGCCACCCTGACTCTCGGGTCAGGAGGGGCCGCCATGGTGCTCGGCCGGGCGGACGAGCACACCGACGGTCACCGGTTCGTCGGCGGCACGGCGCGCTCGGCGACCCAGCACAACAACCTGTGCGTGGGCGACATCAACGGCATGCGCACCGACACCAAGGGCCTGCTCGAGGCCGGCCTGGAGCTGTCCAAGGTGACCTGGGATGCCGCGGCCGAGCACTTCGACTGGCAGGACCTCGACTGCTACGTCATCCACCAGATCTCCAACGTGCACACCGCGGCGATCACCGCGACCCTCGGGATCGAGCCCTCGCGCGCCCCGCTGACCTTCCCCCGCTACGGCAACATCGGCCCGGCCTCGGTGCCGTTCACGCTGGCGCTGCAGGCCCCCGAGCTGGTGCAGGGCCAGCGCGTCGGCTGCCTCGGCATCGGCTCCGGCCTCAACGCCGCGGTCATCGAGATCGCCTGGTGA
- a CDS encoding TetR-like C-terminal domain-containing protein has product MSAPPRTPVRKGITPDRVVAEAAAVADESGWDRLTLAAVAERLGVALPSLYKHVGGLDDLRSRVSVLALDQLADALAAAAVGRSGLDALRATATAYRDFARTHPGTYPATLRAPEPGDASHEAAGARVLEVVSGVLREYDLQGDDLVDAIRALRSTLHGLVSLELAGGFGLPRDVARSLDRLVAALDLAFRGSTYHDDAGDPR; this is encoded by the coding sequence GTGAGCGCGCCGCCGCGTACCCCCGTGCGCAAGGGCATCACCCCGGACCGCGTGGTCGCTGAGGCCGCGGCGGTGGCCGACGAGAGCGGCTGGGACCGGCTCACCCTCGCCGCGGTCGCCGAGCGCCTCGGGGTCGCGCTGCCCAGCCTCTACAAGCACGTCGGCGGACTGGACGACCTGCGCTCGCGGGTGTCCGTGCTCGCGCTGGATCAGCTGGCCGACGCACTGGCCGCCGCCGCCGTCGGCCGGTCCGGGCTGGACGCGCTGCGGGCCACGGCGACGGCGTACCGCGACTTCGCGCGCACCCACCCGGGCACGTACCCCGCGACGCTGCGCGCGCCCGAACCCGGCGACGCCTCGCACGAGGCCGCCGGCGCCCGGGTCCTCGAGGTCGTGTCCGGGGTGCTGCGCGAGTACGACCTGCAGGGCGACGACCTCGTCGACGCCATCCGCGCGTTGCGCAGCACGCTGCACGGCCTGGTGTCGCTGGAGCTGGCCGGCGGCTTCGGCCTCCCGCGGGACGTTGCCCGCAGCCTGGACCGCCTGGTGGCCGCGCTGGACCTGGCCTTCCGGGGCAGCACCTACCACGACGATGCGGGTGACCCCCGGTGA
- a CDS encoding MBL fold metallo-hydrolase encodes MSAELTVLTTGYVGDRVASTVVLVRDGDAVVVVDPGMVADRRMILDPLRENGLRPEDVTDVVFSHHHPDHTLNAALFPDARFHDVMAIYRDDVWEDAEAEGRTLGPHVRLAATPGHTPQDVSTLVETDTGLVVCTHLWWTADGPADDPFADDRDLLAASRRRVLDLDPAWVVPGHGPAFRPGPATPV; translated from the coding sequence ATGAGCGCCGAGCTGACCGTGCTGACGACGGGGTACGTGGGTGACCGGGTGGCCAGCACGGTGGTGCTGGTGCGCGACGGCGACGCCGTGGTCGTGGTCGACCCGGGGATGGTCGCCGACCGACGGATGATCCTCGACCCGTTGCGGGAGAACGGGTTACGCCCGGAGGACGTCACCGACGTGGTATTCAGCCACCACCATCCCGACCACACGCTGAACGCGGCGCTGTTCCCCGACGCACGGTTCCACGACGTGATGGCGATCTACCGCGACGACGTGTGGGAGGACGCGGAGGCCGAGGGCCGGACGCTCGGGCCGCACGTCCGTCTCGCCGCGACCCCCGGGCACACCCCGCAGGACGTGTCGACCCTGGTCGAGACCGACACCGGTCTGGTCGTGTGCACGCACCTGTGGTGGACGGCCGACGGTCCCGCGGACGACCCGTTCGCGGACGACCGTGACCTGCTGGCGGCGTCCCGCCGACGGGTCCTGGACCTCGACCCGGCCTGGGTGGTGCCGGGCCACGGCCCGGCCTTCCGGCCGGGTCCGGCGACCCCCGTCTGA
- a CDS encoding YrdB family protein, with protein MTAVALGVRFLLELATLAALAVAGFTGPGSPVLKVVLGVGLPVLAALAWGRWVAPKATHRLPDPARLVVELVVLGSGVAALLLAGHVGWASALAVALVVDEAAVIALRAR; from the coding sequence GTGACCGCCGTCGCGCTGGGAGTGCGCTTCCTGCTCGAGCTCGCGACCCTGGCCGCGCTGGCCGTGGCGGGGTTCACCGGGCCGGGGTCACCCGTGCTGAAGGTGGTGCTCGGCGTGGGCCTGCCGGTGCTGGCGGCGCTGGCATGGGGCCGCTGGGTCGCCCCGAAGGCGACGCACCGGCTGCCCGACCCCGCCCGCCTGGTCGTGGAGCTGGTCGTCCTCGGCTCCGGTGTCGCCGCCCTGCTGCTGGCCGGCCACGTCGGCTGGGCCTCGGCACTGGCTGTCGCGCTCGTCGTGGACGAGGCCGCCGTCATCGCACTGCGCGCCCGCTGA
- a CDS encoding alpha/beta hydrolase: MTTTYTAPTRFLARPEGRIGYDVRGTGPLVVCLPGMGDLRATYRLLAPALADAGYRVATLDLRGHGDSDATFTAYDDEAAGSDALALVEELGGGPAVLVGSSMGAGAAVWAAAERPDLVAGLVLSGPFVREVPISAVQRVALALALRRPWGPAAWAAYWGRLFPGRPPVDLAERRREVRASVGRHWQAFRATTRTSHAAAEARLGDLRMPVLVVMGDRDPDFPDPRAEAETVATLTGGRLLVVPNAGHYPHVEYPETVTPEVLALLKAAFDGDGR, from the coding sequence ATGACGACGACCTACACCGCACCGACCCGCTTCCTGGCCCGCCCCGAGGGCCGCATCGGCTACGACGTCCGCGGCACCGGGCCGCTCGTGGTCTGCCTGCCCGGGATGGGCGACCTGCGCGCCACGTACCGCCTGCTGGCGCCCGCCCTGGCCGACGCCGGCTACCGGGTGGCGACGCTGGACCTGCGCGGCCACGGCGACAGCGACGCCACGTTCACCGCGTACGACGACGAGGCCGCGGGCAGCGACGCGTTGGCGCTGGTCGAGGAGCTCGGCGGCGGCCCGGCCGTCCTGGTCGGCTCCTCGATGGGCGCCGGTGCCGCGGTCTGGGCGGCTGCGGAGCGGCCCGACCTGGTGGCCGGGCTGGTCCTGTCCGGCCCGTTCGTGCGCGAGGTCCCGATCTCCGCCGTCCAGCGGGTCGCGCTCGCGCTGGCGCTGCGCCGGCCCTGGGGCCCCGCGGCGTGGGCGGCCTACTGGGGCCGGCTGTTCCCGGGCCGCCCGCCGGTGGACCTGGCCGAACGCCGCCGCGAGGTGCGCGCGTCGGTCGGACGGCACTGGCAGGCGTTCCGGGCCACCACGCGCACGTCGCACGCGGCAGCCGAGGCGCGGCTGGGTGACCTGCGGATGCCCGTCCTGGTGGTCATGGGCGACCGCGACCCCGACTTCCCCGACCCCCGGGCCGAGGCGGAGACCGTGGCCACGCTGACGGGTGGGCGGCTGCTCGTGGTGCCCAACGCCGGGCACTACCCGCACGTGGAGTACCCCGAGACCGTCACGCCCGAGGTCCTGGCCCTGCTGAAGGCCGCGTTCGACGGGGACGGCCGGTGA